Proteins co-encoded in one Anaerobaca lacustris genomic window:
- a CDS encoding CTP synthase translates to MADSKELLTKLSDASTESEFFSPIPTGYKKGKTKYVFVMGTVMSGLGKGIFSSCLAKLLQDKGLKVAPIKLEGYLNIDSGTLNPFRHGEVFVLDDGMETDMDLGTYERMLDLDLSKANFATSGQIFSSVLNKERHGDYLGRDVQMIPHVTGEVKLKLRQLAADSKADVVFVEIGGTVGDLENAYYLEAMRELAYEEGPHSSCFVALTYILEPPALGEQKSKAAQLGIKQVMQLGIQPDIIACRATNPVNEKARQKISIYSNVPFERVVSLHDSASIYMIPSMLREHGLDFEVLRLLKIEDRINLRHERKAWARWCDFTDRIGTARYKSTIGITGKYTSVRDSYASIINALEHAGIALGCDVGIEWIETTDITDKNAAERLASVDGIIVPGGFGSRGAEGKIACVRYARESDLPYLGLCLGFQMAVIDFARNVCKLKGAGSTELDPKCAEPVIDILPEQKKIEGLGGNMRLGGRDVEIKPETVAWNLFGGKDSVRMRFRHRYEVDPKYIETLEAGGLVFSGKAPDQPIMQILELPDHPFFMGTQAHPCLTSRPLRPSPMFVGLVAAATKRRHAQVDLPDCIEAVKQVAGLA, encoded by the coding sequence ATGGCTGACAGCAAAGAGCTGCTGACGAAACTGAGTGACGCCTCGACGGAGAGCGAATTCTTCTCGCCGATTCCGACAGGCTACAAGAAGGGCAAGACCAAATACGTGTTCGTCATGGGCACGGTGATGAGTGGGCTGGGCAAGGGGATCTTCTCCTCGTGCCTGGCCAAGCTGCTCCAGGACAAGGGCCTGAAGGTCGCGCCGATCAAGCTGGAGGGCTATCTCAACATCGACTCGGGCACGCTGAACCCGTTCCGGCACGGCGAAGTCTTCGTCCTCGACGACGGCATGGAGACCGACATGGACCTGGGCACGTACGAGCGGATGCTGGACCTGGACCTGAGCAAGGCCAATTTCGCTACCAGCGGGCAGATCTTCAGCAGCGTGCTGAACAAGGAGCGGCATGGCGATTACCTCGGCCGCGACGTTCAGATGATCCCGCACGTCACCGGCGAAGTGAAGCTCAAGCTGCGACAGCTCGCCGCCGACAGCAAGGCCGACGTCGTCTTCGTCGAGATCGGCGGCACCGTCGGCGACCTGGAGAACGCCTACTACCTCGAAGCGATGCGCGAGCTGGCCTATGAGGAAGGCCCTCACAGCAGTTGCTTCGTCGCACTGACGTACATCCTGGAGCCGCCGGCCCTGGGCGAGCAGAAATCCAAGGCCGCTCAGCTCGGGATCAAGCAGGTGATGCAGCTCGGCATCCAGCCGGACATCATCGCGTGCCGCGCAACGAATCCGGTCAACGAGAAGGCCCGACAGAAGATCAGCATCTACAGCAACGTCCCGTTCGAGCGCGTCGTCAGCCTGCACGATTCGGCCAGCATCTACATGATCCCGTCGATGTTGCGCGAGCACGGGCTCGACTTCGAGGTGCTGCGCCTGCTCAAGATCGAGGACCGCATCAACCTGCGGCACGAGCGAAAGGCCTGGGCCAGGTGGTGTGACTTCACCGACCGCATCGGAACGGCAAGGTATAAGAGCACCATTGGCATCACGGGCAAGTACACCTCCGTCCGCGACAGCTACGCCTCGATCATCAATGCCCTGGAGCATGCGGGGATTGCTCTGGGCTGCGACGTGGGCATCGAATGGATCGAGACGACGGACATCACCGACAAGAACGCGGCCGAGCGTCTGGCGAGCGTCGACGGCATCATCGTGCCCGGCGGGTTCGGCTCGCGCGGCGCCGAGGGCAAGATCGCCTGCGTTCGCTACGCCCGCGAGAGCGACCTGCCCTATCTGGGCCTGTGCTTGGGTTTCCAGATGGCCGTCATCGATTTCGCCCGCAACGTCTGCAAGCTCAAGGGCGCCGGCAGCACCGAGCTGGATCCGAAATGCGCCGAGCCGGTCATCGACATCCTGCCCGAGCAGAAGAAGATCGAAGGCCTGGGCGGCAACATGCGTCTGGGCGGCCGCGACGTCGAGATCAAGCCCGAGACGGTGGCCTGGAATCTTTTCGGTGGCAAGGACTCGGTCCGCATGCGGTTCCGGCACCGCTATGAGGTCGACCCGAAGTACATCGAGACGCTCGAAGCCGGTGGCTTGGTCTTCTCCGGCAAGGCCCCCGACCAGCCGATCATGCAGATCCTCGAACTGCCGGACCATCCGTTCTTCATGGGGACCCAGGCCCATCCGTGCCTGACCAGCCGCCCGCTGAGGCCCAGCCCGATGTTCGTCGGACTCGTCGCGGCCGCCACGAAACGCCGCCACGCACAGGTCGATCTGCCCGACTGCATCGAAGCCGTCAAACAGGTCGCCGGCCTCGCGTAG